The genomic interval CGGCTATCCCCTTAAATGTTGATGGTCATACATTAGGAGGGATTGGGTTTAGCTTTCTTCATGCTCAGACGTTGACGCCAGAGGACTGCGCCTTTATCCAGGCTCTAGCGCAGCAGTGTGCTCAAGCAATTGAACGCGCCCGCGCTTACGCTGCTGAACGACAGGCACGAGCCGATAGCGAAGCGGCGAACCGGATGAAGGATGAATTTTTAGCCACGCTCTCCCATGAGTTACGCACACCCCTGAATGCCATGCTGGGATGGATGCAATTGCTGCGAACCCGGACGTTCGATCCGGTTAAGATGGCTCAAGCGTTGGAGACAATCGACCGTAATAGCAAGTCCTTGGCGGCACTGATCGAGGATATTCTGGATATCTCAGGGATTATGATGGGCAAGCTTCAGCTCTCGGTTGCTCCCTGTGAACTAATATCCGTGATTGAAGCCGCGATTGAGACAATCCGTCCAGCCGCTGAAGCAAAGCTGATTCAAATTGACTGCTGCCTCGACGCCTCCGCTCAACTCGTTTGGGGCGATGCCAATCGCTTGCAGCAAGTGGTTTGGAATTTACTCTCGAATGCCGTCAAGTTTACTTCCAAAGGAGGGCGTGTCGAGATTAGGCTGGAGCGAGTGGAACAGGTGGAACGTTCTGTGCAAGAGTTGCAGGTTGAGGGGAACCATCCACGAACCGTTACCCAGGAAACCGTCAACACTGACCCACTCACTCGTGATCACCGGATTCCTAAGCCCGCTACTTCTTCTATAAATAGTGGGTTTCCATCGGAGTGCCAATCCCCGTCTGCCATGGGGTCAGGAGTCACTGATCACAGCTCACTGGCTCAAGTTTCTAACTGCTATGCCCAAATGCGAATCACCGACACTGGGAAGGGAATTTCTGCGGATTTCCTACCCTATGTGTTTGACCGTTTTCGTCAAGAAAACAGCAGCAGTACTCGAGCTTACGGTGGATTGGGACTTGGTCTGTCTCTGGTGCGCTATCTTGTGGAACAGCACGGCGGTACGGTTGAGGTATTCAGTCTAGGTGAGGACATGGGATCAACGTTTACTGTGCAGTTACCACTTTTGGTGCCACAGCTAGCTGAAGATAGACAATAACAGAAGTCCTCCCCTGAAGGAGGACTTCCGATTAAACCCAACTTGTCTATGGTTAGGGTCTTTATTTAAGCTGACCCCATTGGAAAAATTAAACCCAACTTATGTATGGTTAGGGTCTTTATTTAAGCTGACCCTATTTGCAGTTTCATGCTCAGGGTCTTTATTTAAGCTGACCTTTGTTAACTTTCGTTAATTTTACTGATAAAACTTAAACTTTATCAGTCGTCCTTTATACAATTTTTAAAATTTTTTTATTTTTGAGTGTATCCAGCGGTGCTAAGAAATCACTGACACGATTAAATCACGAATCGCTAGTGCCGTGGCAGGTGCGAGGAGAACCCCGTTCCGATAATGACCTGTCGCTAATAGAACATTGTTGTAACCGGGCAGTTGACCAATGATGGGAGCAGGACGCCCTTCGGGACGAGGACGATGGCCTGACCAAGTGCGAAGAATCGTGGCTTGGGCTAAAGCCGGACAAAAAGCCATGGCTTCCTGCCTCACTTGCTCCAGCAAGGTCGGTTGTGCCACCACATTTCCAGTAGCATCCGGAAACTCAACCGTCGCCCCGACCCAGTATTCCTGTTCACCGATTGGTACGATATGGACATCATTCCCCGTAATCACGGGTTGGAAATCCGGATGCCCCAAGGGATGCTCAACCCGCAGATGCAAGGCTTGACCTAAAACCGGTCGGATATCAATCGTTTGCTCTAATGCCAGGGTGATTGGGGTTGAACCCAATCCAGCCGCCACCACGACAAAATCTACATCAATTTTTCCGACCTTAGAGTGAAGCTGGGTACATTCTCGCGTCGCACTGTTATCTAGCACCTGAGACTGCACGTCTTCGACTGCCACACCAAACTCAAAGGTAACGCCGTTGCTCTGTGCTGCCGTTACCAATGCTTGGGTGAGAAGGGTTGGGTCAACTTGTCGGTCTTGGGGAGAATAGATGGCACCGACGATATTATCAGGATGCAATTGAGGGCAATGGGATTGTAATTCTTGTGCATCCCAGATTTCTAGTTGCCAACCTTGGGACTGGCGAGTTTGGACTAACTCCTGCCTAGAGGCCAAGTCATCTCCGGCAAAGCAGAGTTTGACGATGCCACGCCGATTAAAGGAAATCGGACGCCCAGTGAGTGCCTCTAATTCAGGAATCAAGGTTTCGTAGCGCTGCATACTCGTTTGCCGCAACTGCCACGCCCTGCCTTTTTTTTTACTAATCACACCCATCAGGACGCCCAAGGCGGCACCTGTAGACTCTCGTGCCGGGTATTGCCGTTCCAGAACCGTGATTTCTAAGCCACGAATGAGACTCAGTTCGTAGGCGATAGCTGCCCCAACAATACCACACCCAATGATGGCAACTCGGCTCATTGGCTTTATTCAGGAATTAGTTGTAAGAACGCATCAAAGTCTTTGATGGCGAGTCGGTAATTGTCTACGGCTTTCTGATAGTTGCCTTTTTCAGTGGCAAGGTCAATATTCTCCAAACGAGTAAACAAGTCTTGTGCCGCCTCTTTCGCTGCCTTTTGCTCTTGGGGCAGGAGTTCGCGAGTGATATAGCTCATTTTCTGCCGCAGTTCGCCGAAGGGGCCGTGAATAAATGAACCGACCTCTGTCCAGTCGCGGTTTTGAATGCTGGTTGCCAAGTTGGGCATTGTCTCGCGCAGAGCCGTTACGGTAGAAGCATATTTCTGAATCTGGGCAATCTTGTCAGGCGTGTAGGTAGGTGGCTTTGTGGCTGTAGGGCTACTACAGCTAACTAAAAACGTCATCACCAGGGTCAGCATGACAGCCAGAAGTGATCGGTAACTTTTCTTAAGCATTTGTTTCTTAATCCACCAACTAATCAGAGAATTTATGGGGTTTTGCCTGCAATATACCTCAAAATCGCTGGTTTTGCTTACTACTCCTGTAGGATTTGCAGGATTTACCCCGCTTGTCTCAGTCGGGAGAGTATACCTTTGGAGCTATTTGGCTGTTGAGGTGTTTTTGTTGTAATTCAGGGAATTTAAACGGACTTAACAATATCTATTAAAGAGATTTTTATGCCAAAAGAGATTTTTATGCCAAAATACTTGGTTTGCTCTTTATAATAAGAAATAAAATAATTTGACATCTTTAAAATCATGGATGAAGGTCATTCGTTTTCTATATCTTTTCACCAAGGCGAAGTAAATTTTCCTTACAGCCTGAAAATTCATGTGAACCCAGTGAGTCAAGATGATTCCTCTAAATACTCCTATCATTTTATCGCTTTCAATAAGGATAATCACGGGAATCCTAATATTAAGTTCATTCCAGCCTTTTTTGCGGCCTTAACTTATTTACAATATGATGCCAATTTTTCGGGTTTAGAATTTAAATATCTTGTGCCTGATGAGAACGAAACAGAAATTTATTTTGAGAGGATAGTTCGTGTCGATAACCCAATTTTTGATTCGCTGCTGGTTACCGGATATGTGGGTAAGGATGAAGTTGTAATCAGTAGTCTTTCCTGCCCGCCTCAAAGAGAAACAGAAGCGCAAACACAGTAAGTTTTCAATCAGCTTTGTGAATAAAAATTGTTTTTCTCAGTGAGTACTATTGCTTGGGTTGAATATAATCTAAGCCAGTACAAAAGTAAATGAGCAGTAGACATGTTTGGGAAATAGGGACTGAAACAATGCGAAATCGTTTTTATCCCTATTTTCATCCTTGACTGTGAGCTTTTGCTCATGGTCGTCTCTTGCAAAAGTCAACTTCCCGTACTCTTATGAGAGCCGGCTCAATCCCTTTGATATGAGCGAATATTTCTTGCTCCCGTACCACCCCTCTCGTTCTCCTCTAAAAGGGGAGAAGGCAGAGGACGAAGCCTTTTATCCACGGGAGGGATGGGGAGGGTGTTTCCAGCATTAGACACTCTTGTCAAGGCTGACAACGAACAAACAAAGCACGATAAACCGGCTCACCTCGTGAGAGAGTAGAGATTTCTCGCTCAGTTGCAACTGGCAGAGGATTACTAGCTAGCCAAAGCTCAGCACCCTGTTTTTGGAAAGCTGGATGAGCCTCAAAGCGATCGCACATTTCCACCGCTACTGCCTCCACATCCGATTGCAGAAAAACCTCTCCTCCATCCATCAAATAAGTCGATAGAGTATCGACTAATTCGGGCTGCACTACACGTCGTTTGGCTTGTCGTTTCTTAAACCAAGGGTCAGGAAATTGGAGTGTAACACGCCGCAATGTCCCCGCTTCAAAAGACTCCAACAGGGGTTTTAAGGAATTATTGACGTTGGCAAACAAATAGTAGAGATTTCTCAACCCCAACTCTGAAACTTTAGCATTAGCCTGTTCTACTAATGGCTCCCGAATTTCTAATCCCAAAAAATTCCAATGGGGTTGTAGTGTTGCCATACTCAACAAAAATTCCCCTCTGGCACAGCCAATATCCAGATGTAAGGGTTGAGCCGATTGAGCATAAACACGATCCCAAATCGGGGGTTGCACCGGCGTTTGGTATTTCTTACTCAATGGATTGACGTGTTGACGAACTCGGACTTTTGGCAACGTTTATACCTCCTGTATTACTACTGATTTTTCCAGTGGCGCTATACTTTATGAACTAAACTTAATCCTAGACTCTTCTCTTAATTTTTAATAATATATTGCTGGCTCAAGGGTTAGCACTTATGTTCCTGAAAATCTAATAATCCTTCCCAATTTAAGCATATTTTTGAGCATAAAGTGATAAGAAAAAATAAGATTTGCTATTTAAGTGCAACAAGAACAAGGGAATGAGGGATAATTTTAATTATGCCTTGCATGGATTTTAATAAAGTTTATATCATGGGTCTAAATTTTCGCTTTGCGGTAGTGAGCGACCCGCACATCGGGCTACCTCATACCATTTGGGATCATCCCAATCGGTTCCATTTAGTGGAAGTTAGTATTCCAGCCCTAGAGCTGATTATGGAACACTTGAAGCAGCAAAATATTGATTTTCTGCTACTACCTGGAGACTTAACTCAGCATGGTGAAAGAGATAATCATGCCTGGTTGCAAAAGCGGTTGAGCCAGTTGCCTTTTCCGGTGTACGTGGTGCCAGGGAATCATGATGTTCCAAATCTACTGCCGAATGAACACTCGATTGGATTAAAAGACTTTCCCTACTATTACCATCAATTGGGCTATGACAATCCAGACCAGTTGTACTACACCACTGAAATCCTACCGGGAGTCCAGTTAATTGGGTTGAATTCCAATCAATTTGATGCGTCGGGTAAACAATTGGGGTGTCTCGATGAACAGCAATTAGTCTGGCTTGAGCAAGTACTGCGAGAGAGCGAGGATAAGTTGGTACTGGTCATGGTGCATCACAATGTTGTAGAGCATCTACCTTATCAATCTCGCCATCCCATGGGACGGCGATATATGTTGGACAATGCTCCGGCGCTGCTGAAAATCCTCAAGCAGGCTGGGGTAAATTTGGTGTTTACGGGTCACTTACACGTTCAGGATGTCGCCTACCATGAGGGCGTCTACGACATCACAACTGGTTCTCTCGTGAGCTATCCTCACCCTTATCGGATATTTGAGTTCAGAACGGACGAGCAAGGACAACAATGGTTACAGATTGAGTCTCATCGAGTGACGTCAGTGCCCGGTTGGGAGAATTTGCCCCAGAAATCACGAGAATTAATGGGCGATCGCTCCCATCCGTTCATGCTGAAACTTCTCACCACGGAGCCGTTAAACTTACCCCTAGCAGACGCTGAAAAACTTGTCCCTAGTCTGCGCTACTTCTGGGCTAACATTGCTGCCGGTGACTCCCTATTTGATTTCCCAGAGTTCTTCCCAGAAGCTCGCCGCTACTTCGAGGCATTTAGCGCGATCAGCAGCGACGGTGAACCGGCTCTGATCGACAACCATACGACGCTGTTATTGAAATGAAGGTTGAAGTTGGTAGGTTGAAGGTTTGAAAAGAGTTGCAGGCTTGAAGATTAGCTGTAACTTTCAACGTTCAACTTTCCAACGTTCAACGTTTTGAACGGCAAATCCCAAAAACTGAGGTGTAGCCATGCAGAAACGTGCTACCACCCACGGGGCCAATTTCACCGTTACAGAAGAAGCCACTGAGTTGAATGTTACTCAAGTAGCGACCAAACAGTTGGGAATCAAAATCAGGCTTTCCGTAGAGTCCTTTTCCCCGACCTAGGCAAGAAAACATTAAAGCACCAGCCGCCTCTGAAGTAACAGAGGTATCCTTTTGATAGCGATGGAGGAGCAGTTCTAAGTCTTCCTCGGAGGTACGGGCATCCCGCAGGTGGAACTGGATACGCTGACCGGGTCGAACGCGATCGCCAATTGCGATCGCCCCCACTCTGGGATCGACGCCCAACAAGTTGCGAATCAGAAAGTCTCCGTGACCCAGTTGTTGCTTAAATTCATCGCGGGCAACACCGACAAACAGAGAATGCTGTGCCAGTTGTCGGTCTTCCTCACTGAGGCTTTGCAGTAAATCTCGCAGAACTTCCAATGGGCGACGGGACTCAATCTCGCTGCTGGTCTTCTCGACGTTATCCTGTGTGGCTAATTCCAACACAATATTCCGCTCACAGGCCGTCACCTGATACGTTTGACCAATCGGACGACAACCTTGAGCCACAATTGTTTCTAAAACAATATTGCCGCTCAAAGCGACTCCAACGGTGCCCTCGCGGTAGAGTTTATAGTTACAAAATAGGGCACTTTGCACACCCATCGCGCCAGCACTGGTCATTCCTCCTACCTTGCTTGACCCTGGATAGGCAAAATCCAGCCCTTGCAGCAAATCATTGATGGCGGAAAAGGGGTCTGCTAACAAAATAAAGTGAGGTTCTTCCTGGGGTGCAACACCAATCAAATCCACCCAGGTATTGGGGGGACTATCTAGGTCGGGTAAGCCATCTCCAGGGATGTGAAAAGCTTGAACCTGAACATCAGGCAGGTGAGCCAAGCTGAGACTCAGAGCCGGTTCTCCCTCGATTTCTTGGGTTTCACCTTGGGAGTTCATACCGATAATGCCGCTACCCCCACAGCCAATGATCACTGGCACCGACAACTGCTCTCGCAGTAAGGGCATCAGTCGAGAATACTCGCTGGCATAGGCAGACGAGATAAACACCAACCCTAAATCAGGTGTGGCGGTCAACGACTTTTGGACGCGGTCTACCACTTCCGCGATTGCTGCTTCCAAAGATGGACAGGTAGATAAGGCATTTGCCCACTGAATTGGATTAGCCATTGGTTTTGCCGAATTCAATCCCGATGCCGATTTTTGCCCTTAGGAGTTGGCAGGCGGTTTAAGCCTTATGATAGCGCTACCAGGGGCAACTCTATAAGGTAAGGTTAGATACCGAACACATGCCTTTATCCTGACAGGGCGACTGAATGGCTAGCGATTGTGCTTCACATAAGTTAATATGTAGGCAGTGAAATCAGTTAAGTCTGTAAGAGACGAACTGACCGTCGGCAGGCAAAAATTGGCACAATCTTAAAAAATCCGGATTAATCGGGTGATTAAGAACCCAATTGGCGCTAAGACTAGATTAATCATGATTCCCTCTCGACTAAGCAACTTGCTGTACTTAAGTACAGTACGCAGGAAAAGGTAAGGAAATGAGCAACAACATTGAAGAAAAAATCCAACAAGAGCGCGAAGCAGCTAGAGCTGCTTGTGATGTAAACGGTGCAGATTCCGGAGCCTGTGCAGCAGCGTGGGATGTAGTAGAAGAACTACAAGCTGAAGCCGCGCACCAACGCCAAAAAGCTCCCAAGAAAAACGCTTTTGAGCAATATTGCGACGCTAACCCTGACGCCGATGAATGTCGGGTGTACGAAGACTAAGATTCATTGCCTCAAGTCAGCTTCAGTTGGTTTAGGCACATCAGCCAATGGGCGCAAGTAGCTGGAACTCCCAATCTGAGGATTCCAGCTATTTGTTGTAAAAAAGGGGCTTGATACTGGGGGTAGCACACGAACACAGCCGAATGCTATCCAGCCAGATAGGGGGAAACCTGCCCCTACTGGCATAACATAGATAAAGGTCTTTTCGGCAACGAGCAATGCAAGACGAACTTCTTCGATCCCTAGTTTGGACAGACTACCGATTAGCAGTTTTGATTACGGTGATCATCCCGTTGATTCTGCTTATTTGGGCTTTTGTTCAGAAAGTGGATTCGATGGTACGCCTATTGATCATCTACTGGCGTGTTGCCAGTCTCTTGGCGATTACTGTTTACCTATTTATTGCCGGTTTGCCGCTTGGTTTTGTTTCGGGTTGGTTCGGTCGTATCCTAATTCCCATTGCCCTGTGGTTTTGGGTGGATGTGAACGAAGATATTGAGGATCAACCGCAGCGTCCTTTAAAGTTGGCACTGACATCATGGCGCTGGGCTATTACTGCATATTGTATCTTGGGCGCTTTAGCAAGTATTCCCTTTCTTAGCTGTGCCTTTTTGGCAGGGTCAGTCAAGACGCCTTTTTGTCAAGTTTGGTTAGGGCCACCCTTGTTATTCAAACAGTATTTCCATAACGATTCCAGACCGGGATTTCTCGGTTTTCTGGGAATGACAGGATTAATCGTCTACGTCCTTTACTTAAGCTATTTCGTCCTGATTCGGCTGGGCAAGCAAGGGCGTTCAGCAATGGAACAATAAGTACGCCATACATTGAGTAGCGATTCGCATGACTAATTCCATGGGGCGGCGTCTAGAGCAATACACGATTAAGCGTCCACAGGAAGTTTTGATTGTCACGGT from Microcoleus sp. AS-A8 carries:
- a CDS encoding FAD-binding oxidoreductase, coding for MSRVAIIGCGIVGAAIAYELSLIRGLEITVLERQYPARESTGAALGVLMGVISKKKGRAWQLRQTSMQRYETLIPELEALTGRPISFNRRGIVKLCFAGDDLASRQELVQTRQSQGWQLEIWDAQELQSHCPQLHPDNIVGAIYSPQDRQVDPTLLTQALVTAAQSNGVTFEFGVAVEDVQSQVLDNSATRECTQLHSKVGKIDVDFVVVAAGLGSTPITLALEQTIDIRPVLGQALHLRVEHPLGHPDFQPVITGNDVHIVPIGEQEYWVGATVEFPDATGNVVAQPTLLEQVRQEAMAFCPALAQATILRTWSGHRPRPEGRPAPIIGQLPGYNNVLLATGHYRNGVLLAPATALAIRDLIVSVIS
- the psbQ gene encoding photosystem II protein PsbQ — protein: MLKKSYRSLLAVMLTLVMTFLVSCSSPTATKPPTYTPDKIAQIQKYASTVTALRETMPNLATSIQNRDWTEVGSFIHGPFGELRQKMSYITRELLPQEQKAAKEAAQDLFTRLENIDLATEKGNYQKAVDNYRLAIKDFDAFLQLIPE
- the trmB gene encoding tRNA (guanosine(46)-N7)-methyltransferase TrmB, encoding MPKVRVRQHVNPLSKKYQTPVQPPIWDRVYAQSAQPLHLDIGCARGEFLLSMATLQPHWNFLGLEIREPLVEQANAKVSELGLRNLYYLFANVNNSLKPLLESFEAGTLRRVTLQFPDPWFKKRQAKRRVVQPELVDTLSTYLMDGGEVFLQSDVEAVAVEMCDRFEAHPAFQKQGAELWLASNPLPVATEREISTLSRGEPVYRALFVRCQP
- a CDS encoding metallophosphoesterase, whose protein sequence is MGLNFRFAVVSDPHIGLPHTIWDHPNRFHLVEVSIPALELIMEHLKQQNIDFLLLPGDLTQHGERDNHAWLQKRLSQLPFPVYVVPGNHDVPNLLPNEHSIGLKDFPYYYHQLGYDNPDQLYYTTEILPGVQLIGLNSNQFDASGKQLGCLDEQQLVWLEQVLRESEDKLVLVMVHHNVVEHLPYQSRHPMGRRYMLDNAPALLKILKQAGVNLVFTGHLHVQDVAYHEGVYDITTGSLVSYPHPYRIFEFRTDEQGQQWLQIESHRVTSVPGWENLPQKSRELMGDRSHPFMLKLLTTEPLNLPLADAEKLVPSLRYFWANIAAGDSLFDFPEFFPEARRYFEAFSAISSDGEPALIDNHTTLLLK
- a CDS encoding FIST C-terminal domain-containing protein is translated as MANPIQWANALSTCPSLEAAIAEVVDRVQKSLTATPDLGLVFISSAYASEYSRLMPLLREQLSVPVIIGCGGSGIIGMNSQGETQEIEGEPALSLSLAHLPDVQVQAFHIPGDGLPDLDSPPNTWVDLIGVAPQEEPHFILLADPFSAINDLLQGLDFAYPGSSKVGGMTSAGAMGVQSALFCNYKLYREGTVGVALSGNIVLETIVAQGCRPIGQTYQVTACERNIVLELATQDNVEKTSSEIESRRPLEVLRDLLQSLSEEDRQLAQHSLFVGVARDEFKQQLGHGDFLIRNLLGVDPRVGAIAIGDRVRPGQRIQFHLRDARTSEEDLELLLHRYQKDTSVTSEAAGALMFSCLGRGKGLYGKPDFDSQLFGRYLSNIQLSGFFCNGEIGPVGGSTFLHGYTSVFGICRSKR
- a CDS encoding Calvin cycle protein CP12, with the translated sequence MSNNIEEKIQQEREAARAACDVNGADSGACAAAWDVVEELQAEAAHQRQKAPKKNAFEQYCDANPDADECRVYED
- a CDS encoding DUF3177 family protein codes for the protein MQDELLRSLVWTDYRLAVLITVIIPLILLIWAFVQKVDSMVRLLIIYWRVASLLAITVYLFIAGLPLGFVSGWFGRILIPIALWFWVDVNEDIEDQPQRPLKLALTSWRWAITAYCILGALASIPFLSCAFLAGSVKTPFCQVWLGPPLLFKQYFHNDSRPGFLGFLGMTGLIVYVLYLSYFVLIRLGKQGRSAMEQ